In a genomic window of Candidatus Competibacteraceae bacterium:
- the purL gene encoding phosphoribosylformylglycinamidine synthase — MLRFRGSPALSPFRLKKLLAALRRRVPTVTDVRAEFVHFIDGVLTVHEREVLERLLQYGPATTQQGGDRAPLFLVIPRPGTISPWSSKATDIAHNCGLRRIRRIERGVAYHLGFERPLTDGELSALKPLLHDRMTEAVLGPTEDPTVSFAQAAPAPLATVDVLGGGREALAAANRELGLALSDDEIDYLKDSFIRLARNPTDVELMMFAQANSEHCRHKIFNADWLIDGAAQAKSLFAMIRNTHRRHPDNILSAYSDNAAVMAGFPAGRFFPDPTDGQYRYHPEATHILMKVETHNHPTAISPFPGAATGSGGEIRDEGATGRGAKPKAGLCGFSVSNLRIPGFVQPWEQEYGKPGRIVSALDIMLEGPIGAAAFNNEFGRPNLAGYFRTFEGNGPDGQRRGYHKPIMMAGGLGNIREPHVHKAELPQGTAIVVLGGPAMLIGLGGGAASSMAAGSSHEELDFASVQRGNPEIQRRAQEVIDRCTALGEANPILSVHDVGAGGLSNAVPEIVHGAERGGSFELREVPNDDPGMSPMQIWCNEAQERYVVAIAAEGVERFKALCERERCPYAVIGVATEQPGLVVTDRQFTNKPVDLPMDVLFGKPPKMLRDVRHIPVTAPSFDFGGINLADAVARVLRLPAVADKSFLITIGDRTVTGLVCRDQMVGPWQVPVSDVAVTATSFDVYTGEAMAMGERTPLAVLDAPASGRMAVAEALTNIVAARIGQMGDVKLSANWMAAAGHPGEDARLFDTVRAVGMELCPALGIAIPVGKDSLSMKTVWEERDERKSVVAPLSLIVSAFAPVLDVRRTLTPRLRTDLGDTDLILIDLGRGKNRLGGSALAQVYNQWGGAVPDVDSPQDVAVFFAVVQELNAMDRLLAYHDRSDGGLLATLAEMLFAGGCGLTVLLDDLAENPLVALFAEELGAVLQVRSADRDAVMRRLADAGLGECSHVIGAPNGEDRLILRFGGATVFAASRAELRRLWSETSYRMQALRDHPDCAQEAFETACDPTDPGLNVLLTFEPAEGLATPPVAAGARPRVAILREQGVNGQIEMAAAFDRAGFAAVDVHMSDLIAGRVSLADFHGIAACGGFSYGDVLGAGEGWAKSILFNPRARDQFAAFFARSDSFGLGVCNGCQMLSNLHELIAGTELWPHFVRNRVEQFEARLSLVEVLPSPSLFLQGMEGARLPIAVAHGEGRAEFRAADGADAALAAGAVTLRFVDNLGQPTERYPANPNGSPGGITGLTSRDGRFTILMPHPERVFRTVQYSWHPEGWGEDGPWLRLFRNARRWLG; from the coding sequence ATGTTGCGTTTTCGTGGAAGCCCCGCCCTATCGCCTTTTCGTTTGAAGAAGCTGTTAGCCGCGCTGCGCCGGCGGGTGCCGACTGTTACCGACGTCCGTGCCGAATTCGTCCACTTCATCGACGGCGTTTTGACCGTTCACGAGCGTGAGGTGCTGGAGCGGTTGCTCCAATACGGCCCGGCCACGACGCAACAGGGTGGAGACCGCGCGCCGCTCTTTCTCGTTATTCCCCGTCCCGGTACGATTTCACCTTGGTCGTCCAAGGCGACCGACATCGCCCACAATTGCGGGTTGCGGCGGATTCGGCGGATCGAGCGCGGCGTAGCCTACCATCTGGGTTTCGAGCGGCCGCTGACCGATGGCGAGCTGTCCGCGCTCAAACCGCTGTTGCACGACCGGATGACCGAGGCGGTGTTGGGGCCGACGGAAGATCCCACCGTCTCGTTCGCCCAAGCCGCGCCCGCGCCGCTGGCGACCGTGGATGTGCTCGGCGGCGGCCGCGAGGCGTTAGCTGCCGCGAACCGCGAACTAGGTCTGGCGCTGTCAGATGACGAAATCGACTATCTGAAGGACAGTTTCATCCGGCTGGCGCGCAATCCCACCGATGTCGAACTGATGATGTTCGCCCAGGCCAACTCCGAACATTGCCGTCATAAGATTTTTAACGCCGATTGGCTCATCGACGGCGCGGCGCAGGCGAAATCGCTCTTCGCGATGATCCGCAACACCCACCGCCGCCATCCCGATAACATCCTCTCGGCCTATAGCGACAACGCAGCAGTGATGGCGGGTTTTCCCGCTGGCCGGTTTTTCCCCGATCCGACCGACGGCCAGTACCGCTATCACCCGGAAGCCACGCATATCCTGATGAAGGTGGAAACCCACAATCACCCGACCGCCATTTCCCCCTTTCCCGGCGCGGCGACCGGTTCCGGCGGCGAAATTCGCGACGAGGGCGCAACCGGGCGTGGGGCGAAGCCCAAAGCGGGGCTGTGCGGTTTTTCGGTTTCCAACCTGCGCATTCCCGGATTCGTCCAACCGTGGGAGCAAGAGTACGGCAAACCGGGCCGGATCGTGTCGGCGCTGGACATCATGCTGGAAGGCCCCATCGGCGCGGCGGCGTTCAACAACGAATTCGGCCGACCCAATCTCGCCGGTTATTTCCGCACCTTCGAGGGAAACGGCCCCGACGGCCAGCGGCGCGGCTATCACAAGCCGATCATGATGGCCGGCGGACTGGGCAATATCCGCGAGCCGCACGTTCACAAGGCTGAATTACCGCAGGGAACCGCGATTGTCGTACTGGGCGGGCCGGCGATGCTGATCGGTCTGGGCGGTGGCGCGGCCTCCAGCATGGCGGCGGGCAGTTCGCATGAAGAGCTGGATTTCGCCTCGGTGCAGCGCGGCAACCCGGAAATTCAGCGCCGCGCGCAAGAAGTCATCGACCGTTGCACGGCGTTGGGCGAGGCCAATCCGATTCTTTCGGTGCACGATGTCGGCGCGGGCGGTTTGTCCAACGCCGTGCCGGAAATCGTCCACGGCGCGGAACGGGGCGGTTCTTTCGAGTTGCGCGAAGTGCCGAACGATGATCCCGGTATGTCGCCGATGCAGATTTGGTGTAACGAGGCGCAGGAACGCTACGTGGTGGCGATTGCCGCCGAAGGCGTGGAGCGCTTCAAAGCCTTGTGCGAGCGCGAGCGTTGTCCTTATGCGGTGATCGGCGTCGCCACCGAGCAGCCAGGCTTGGTGGTCACGGATCGCCAATTCACCAACAAGCCGGTGGATTTGCCGATGGACGTTTTGTTTGGCAAGCCGCCGAAGATGCTGCGCGATGTGCGCCATATACCAGTTACCGCGCCGTCCTTTGATTTTGGCGGCATCAACCTTGCGGATGCTGTGGCGCGGGTGCTGCGCTTGCCGGCGGTGGCGGACAAGAGTTTTCTCATCACCATCGGCGACCGCACCGTGACAGGTTTGGTCTGCCGCGATCAGATGGTCGGGCCGTGGCAGGTTCCGGTCAGCGATGTCGCCGTGACCGCCACCAGCTTCGACGTTTACACCGGCGAGGCGATGGCGATGGGCGAACGGACGCCGCTCGCGGTGTTGGATGCGCCCGCTTCCGGTCGGATGGCGGTGGCCGAGGCGCTGACCAACATTGTCGCCGCTCGCATCGGTCAGATGGGGGACGTGAAGCTGTCGGCCAACTGGATGGCGGCGGCCGGCCATCCCGGCGAGGATGCGCGACTGTTCGACACCGTGCGGGCGGTGGGCATGGAGCTGTGTCCGGCATTGGGCATCGCCATTCCGGTCGGCAAGGATTCGCTGTCGATGAAAACGGTGTGGGAGGAGCGCGACGAACGCAAAAGCGTGGTCGCGCCCTTGTCGCTGATCGTTTCGGCCTTCGCGCCGGTGCTGGATGTGCGCCGGACGCTGACCCCGCGATTGCGTACCGATCTCGGTGATACCGACTTGATTCTGATCGATCTCGGTCGCGGAAAAAATCGCCTGGGCGGTTCGGCTTTGGCGCAAGTTTACAACCAGTGGGGCGGCGCGGTTCCCGATGTGGATTCACCCCAAGATGTAGCCGTGTTTTTCGCGGTGGTTCAGGAATTGAACGCAATGGATCGGCTGTTGGCCTATCACGACCGATCCGATGGTGGTTTGTTGGCGACGCTGGCGGAAATGCTATTCGCGGGCGGTTGTGGGCTCACCGTGCTGCTGGACGATCTGGCCGAAAATCCGTTGGTCGCCCTGTTCGCGGAAGAACTGGGTGCGGTGCTTCAGGTTCGGTCAGCGGATCGGGATGCGGTGATGAGGCGGCTGGCCGACGCGGGGTTGGGCGAGTGCAGCCACGTCATCGGCGCACCCAATGGGGAAGATCGGCTGATTCTGCGGTTTGGCGGTGCAACCGTCTTTGCCGCCAGCCGCGCGGAATTGCGGCGGCTGTGGTCGGAAACCAGCTACCGGATGCAGGCGTTACGCGATCATCCCGACTGCGCCCAAGAGGCGTTCGAGACGGCCTGCGATCCGACCGATCCCGGTTTGAATGTCCTCCTGACTTTCGAACCGGCCGAGGGCTTGGCGACGCCGCCGGTCGCCGCTGGGGCGCGGCCACGGGTCGCCATCCTGCGCGAGCAAGGCGTCAACGGCCAGATTGAGATGGCGGCGGCCTTCGACCGAGCCGGCTTCGCGGCGGTGGATGTCCACATGAGCGACCTCATCGCCGGACGGGTGTCATTGGCGGATTTTCACGGCATCGCCGCGTGCGGGGGCTTTTCTTACGGCGATGTGCTGGGCGCGGGCGAAGGTTGGGCCAAATCCATCCTGTTCAACCCGCGCGCGCGCGACCAGTTCGCCGCCTTCTTCGCCCGTTCCGACAGTTTCGGCCTGGGCGTCTGCAACGGCTGTCAGATGTTGTCGAACCTGCACGAATTGATTGCCGGGACGGAGTTGTGGCCGCATTTTGTCCGCAATCGAGTGGAGCAATTCGAGGCGCGCTTGAGCCTGGTTGAGGTCTTGCCGTCGCCTTCACTGTTCCTGCAAGGGATGGAAGGTGCGCGCTTGCCGATTGCGGTGGCGCATGGCGAGGGACGGGCCGAGTTTCGCGCGGCGGATGGCGCGGACGCGGCGCTGGCGGCGGGCGCGGTGACCTTGCGTTTCGTCGATAACCTCGGCCAGCCGACGGAACGCTATCCGGCCAATCCGAACGGTTCACCGGGCGGCATCACCGGCCTGACCAGCCGCGATGGCCGTTTCACCATTCTGATGCCACACCCGGAACGGGTGTTCCGCACGGTGCAATACTCCTGGCATCCTGAAGGCTGGGGTGAGGACGGGCCGTGGTTGCGGTTGTTTCGTAACGCGCGGCGGTGGCTGGGATAA
- a CDS encoding quinone oxidoreductase translates to MPKAIRIHQHGGPEILRWEEVEVGDPGPGQVRIRHGAVGLNYIDVYHRTGLYPLPSLPWTLGMEGAGRIEAVGDGVTEFKVGDRVAYASPPVGAYAEVRLMPADRVVALPHAIDDQTAAAMMLQGMTAQYLLRRTYRVQAGDAILFHAAAGGVGLMASQWARHLGATVIGTVGSDEKAELARAHGCHHVIVYSREKFTERVREITNGQGVAVVYDSVGKDTFMGSLDCLRPMGMMVSFGNASGPVAPFETGILAAKGSLFLTRPTLMTYTAKRADLVASAEELFDVVAKGMVKIEIHQTYPLAETAQAHRDLEARKTTGSTVLLP, encoded by the coding sequence ATGCCCAAAGCAATCCGTATTCACCAGCACGGTGGTCCCGAAATCCTGCGTTGGGAAGAAGTTGAAGTCGGTGACCCCGGCCCCGGTCAAGTGCGTATCCGTCACGGCGCGGTCGGGCTGAACTATATCGACGTGTACCATCGCACCGGCTTGTACCCGCTGCCGTCACTGCCCTGGACACTCGGCATGGAGGGCGCGGGCCGCATCGAAGCAGTCGGCGATGGGGTGACCGAATTCAAGGTGGGGGATCGGGTGGCCTACGCCAGCCCGCCGGTCGGCGCTTACGCCGAAGTCCGGCTGATGCCCGCCGACCGGGTGGTGGCATTGCCCCACGCCATCGACGACCAAACCGCCGCCGCCATGATGCTGCAAGGCATGACGGCGCAATATCTATTACGCCGCACCTACCGGGTGCAAGCGGGCGATGCGATCCTGTTCCATGCCGCCGCCGGCGGCGTCGGGTTGATGGCGAGCCAATGGGCGCGACATCTGGGCGCGACCGTCATCGGCACGGTCGGCAGCGACGAAAAAGCGGAACTGGCCCGCGCTCACGGCTGTCATCATGTCATCGTCTACAGCCGCGAGAAGTTTACCGAACGGGTGCGGGAAATCACCAACGGCCAAGGCGTGGCGGTGGTGTACGATTCGGTCGGCAAGGACACCTTCATGGGTTCGCTGGATTGCTTGCGGCCGATGGGCATGATGGTCAGCTTCGGCAACGCTTCGGGACCCGTCGCACCCTTTGAGACCGGGATTCTAGCCGCCAAGGGTTCGCTGTTCCTGACCCGGCCGACCCTGATGACCTACACCGCCAAGCGCGCCGATTTGGTGGCCAGCGCCGAGGAACTGTTCGATGTGGTGGCGAAGGGTATGGTGAAAATCGAGATCCATCAAACCTATCCGCTGGCGGAAACCGCTCAAGCGCACCGCGATCTGGAAGCGCGCAAAACCACCGGCTCGACCGTGCTGCTGCCCTGA
- a CDS encoding response regulator codes for MTQAELVEPSDAATQKLVALEQLRLVHRNTPLSQWMSFFIALLTTLVLWPITNTAQLLIWLGVVAISVLLRLALSRHFFKLDRAGADFSIVRWERWTRLSVFLSGLIWGNAAIWFYPTNNPSYELFLCLMLVGVSTAALPMQAPLAGAFALYASPIVLLLSLIFVLKGQSIYSIIAIAALLELYTWISSANRYRLNLADSQRFRFENEALVKNLTASKEAALAAKHEADLASRAKSEFLANMSHEIRTPMNAILGLTHLGLEASPEKQHEYLNKITDSAGLLLNILNDILDFSKIEAGQISLERVDFDLHHIMEHLNSIIGAQAREKQLDFTIRIDPKAPRYLQGDPLRLEQVLMNLASNAVKFTERGGVTVRVAFAGETVEHVVLRYAVEDTGIGLTSEQQQRLFQAFSQADSSTTRKYGGTGLGLAISKRLVELMGGEICVDSEYGRGSTFHFSVPFTRLEDQTGEQLARTSARSTVAQADLDRLRGARVLVAEDNAINQQIIRELLEKAHLEVTLSENGLKAVATACERDFDAILMDIQMPVMDGLQATRKLRKIPRFKDTPIIALTANVFQTDIEHCSAAGMNDHIGKPIKVDELFAKLARALCNSGFQPADRAPRPPDKPAPARSTPPAPLPASAVLDLATALGRLGNNEALLKKLLALFHQSEADTLQRIRQALAAGDRALAHRLAHTLKSTAGTVGANRLQAAARAIEQRLLNSADLSEQSWTELADAHAEVMAELETPDPTREPP; via the coding sequence TTGACGCAAGCCGAACTGGTCGAACCGTCTGACGCCGCCACTCAAAAGCTCGTCGCGCTGGAACAATTGCGGCTCGTACATCGCAACACTCCGCTCAGTCAGTGGATGTCCTTTTTCATAGCCTTGCTGACGACGCTGGTCTTATGGCCGATCACCAACACCGCCCAGCTTCTGATCTGGCTCGGCGTCGTCGCGATTTCGGTCTTGCTGAGGCTCGCCTTAAGCCGACATTTTTTCAAACTGGATCGGGCGGGAGCAGATTTCTCCATCGTCCGCTGGGAGCGCTGGACCCGACTGAGCGTTTTCCTGTCCGGGCTTATCTGGGGCAACGCCGCCATTTGGTTCTATCCGACGAACAATCCCAGCTACGAGCTGTTTCTGTGCCTGATGCTGGTCGGCGTAAGTACGGCCGCGCTCCCCATGCAGGCCCCACTGGCGGGAGCGTTTGCCCTCTATGCCAGCCCCATCGTCTTACTCCTCAGCCTGATTTTCGTGCTCAAGGGCCAATCCATCTACTCGATCATCGCCATCGCCGCCCTGCTAGAACTTTACACCTGGATTTCCAGCGCCAACCGCTATCGGCTCAACCTCGCCGACAGCCAGCGCTTTCGCTTTGAGAACGAAGCGCTGGTCAAGAACCTGACGGCCTCGAAGGAAGCCGCCTTGGCGGCCAAACACGAAGCCGACTTGGCCAGCCGCGCCAAAAGTGAATTTTTGGCCAACATGAGCCATGAAATTCGCACGCCCATGAACGCCATTCTCGGATTGACGCATCTGGGCCTGGAGGCGTCCCCGGAAAAGCAGCACGAATATCTGAACAAGATTACGGATTCCGCCGGATTGCTATTAAACATCCTCAACGACATCCTCGATTTTTCCAAGATCGAGGCCGGCCAAATCTCTCTGGAACGCGTGGATTTCGACCTGCATCACATCATGGAACATTTGAATAGCATCATCGGCGCGCAGGCTCGGGAAAAACAGCTCGACTTCACGATCCGAATCGATCCGAAAGCGCCCCGCTATCTCCAGGGCGATCCGCTCCGACTGGAGCAGGTACTGATGAATTTGGCCAGCAACGCCGTCAAATTCACGGAACGCGGCGGCGTGACGGTGCGGGTCGCCTTTGCGGGAGAGACCGTCGAACACGTCGTGTTGCGTTATGCCGTTGAGGATACCGGCATCGGGCTGACTTCAGAGCAGCAACAGCGCTTGTTTCAGGCCTTTTCACAAGCGGATTCCTCAACCACCCGAAAGTATGGCGGCACCGGCTTGGGTCTGGCCATTTCCAAGCGGTTGGTCGAGTTGATGGGCGGTGAGATTTGCGTGGACAGCGAATACGGCCGGGGCAGCACCTTCCATTTTTCGGTGCCTTTCACGCGGCTGGAAGATCAGACCGGCGAGCAGCTCGCCCGAACCAGCGCGCGGTCCACCGTCGCCCAGGCCGATCTCGACCGCCTGCGCGGGGCGCGCGTCCTGGTCGCCGAGGACAACGCCATCAACCAGCAAATCATCCGGGAGCTGTTGGAGAAAGCGCACCTTGAAGTGACCTTGAGCGAGAACGGGCTGAAAGCCGTCGCTACGGCGTGCGAACGAGACTTCGACGCGATTCTGATGGACATTCAAATGCCGGTGATGGATGGACTCCAGGCGACGCGGAAACTCCGAAAAATCCCGCGTTTCAAGGATACGCCGATCATCGCCCTGACCGCCAACGTGTTTCAGACGGATATCGAACACTGTAGCGCCGCCGGCATGAACGACCATATCGGCAAACCCATCAAGGTCGATGAGCTGTTCGCCAAACTAGCGCGAGCGCTTTGCAACTCGGGCTTTCAGCCCGCCGACCGCGCGCCGCGCCCGCCCGACAAGCCGGCGCCCGCCCGCTCCACGCCGCCGGCGCCGCTCCCCGCATCCGCCGTGCTGGATCTTGCCACCGCGCTCGGTCGGCTCGGTAACAACGAGGCGTTGCTGAAAAAACTGCTCGCTTTGTTTCATCAGTCCGAAGCCGATACCCTGCAACGAATCCGACAAGCGTTGGCCGCGGGCGATAGGGCACTCGCGCACCGGCTGGCCCATACCTTGAAATCCACCGCTGGCACGGTGGGCGCGAACCGACTCCAAGCGGCGGCGCGCGCGATCGAACAAAGGCTTTTGAACTCGGCCGACCTCAGCGAGCAGTCATGGACGGAACTGGCCGACGCCCATGCCGAAGTGATGGCCGAGCTCGAAACACCCGATCCAACCAGGGAGCCGCCCTGA
- a CDS encoding RNA pyrophosphohydrolase, with product MIDSEGYRLNVGIILCNEQGRLFWARRIGQRSWQFPQGGIQRDESPEQAMFRELAEEVGLRPEHVQVIGCTKGWLRYRLPKHLIRQSGRPPCIGQKQVWFLLRMLGKEDAVRLDLSERPEFDHWEWVDYWYPLRAVVSFKRHVYWRALRELAPLLVALYQPGMAAAAKSATALRGAAGAGRLGPLEKAASPLPAAPMAASAAGAAAGRKTGSTPAAATPKQPVILPLRRMETSQHPVITRMVISVRRLEVSGSIPVVPPLEHSASVATLDDSRSSRSTVFGPRR from the coding sequence GTGATCGACTCGGAGGGTTATCGGCTTAACGTCGGCATCATCCTGTGCAACGAACAAGGGCGCTTGTTCTGGGCGAGACGGATCGGGCAACGGTCCTGGCAGTTTCCCCAGGGTGGCATCCAGCGGGATGAGTCGCCCGAGCAGGCCATGTTTCGCGAACTGGCCGAAGAGGTCGGCCTGCGCCCGGAGCACGTGCAGGTGATCGGCTGCACCAAGGGTTGGCTGCGCTACCGGTTGCCCAAGCATTTGATCCGTCAGAGCGGCAGGCCGCCCTGCATCGGCCAGAAACAGGTCTGGTTTTTGTTGCGGATGCTGGGAAAGGAGGACGCGGTACGGCTGGATTTGTCCGAACGACCCGAGTTCGATCATTGGGAATGGGTGGATTATTGGTATCCGCTGCGGGCGGTGGTGTCGTTCAAACGTCATGTTTACTGGCGGGCGTTGCGCGAGCTGGCGCCGCTGTTGGTGGCCCTTTACCAGCCGGGAATGGCGGCCGCCGCAAAGTCGGCAACCGCGCTCCGTGGCGCGGCGGGAGCAGGGAGGCTTGGGCCACTTGAAAAAGCTGCGTCGCCCCTGCCGGCCGCTCCCATGGCGGCGAGCGCGGCCGGTGCCGCCGCGGGCCGAAAGACAGGATCGACCCCGGCTGCGGCAACGCCGAAGCAGCCGGTCATCCTGCCGCTGCGGCGGATGGAGACCTCCCAGCACCCGGTCATTACCCGCATGGTCATCTCGGTCCGGCGGTTGGAAGTTTCGGGGTCGATCCCCGTGGTGCCGCCCTTGGAGCATTCAGCGTCTGTTGCCACCCTGGACGATAGCCGATCATCGCGCTCGACGGTGTTCGGCCCGCGCCGCTGA
- the ptsP gene encoding phosphoenolpyruvate--protein phosphotransferase — translation MLDTLRRIVQDINATRDLSEALNLTVTQVKAAIHTDVCSVYISDHARREHVLMATDGLRPSAIGKVRLKFEQGLTGLAASRAEPVNIENAPAHPAFRYIAATGEAPFHGFIGVPIIRRRRVLGVLVAQQREQRKYTSDEESFLMALAAQLAGCINQAEIRQALERCDGDALSSTLFLEGTASARGLALGEAVVVFPATALDRVPDKDIENTEAEAANFRQAVAAELAELQRVSERMRLLLSAGDRALFDAYALLLSSDSLVNGTLDRIQAGNWAPGALRATVFEYADIFAEMDDPYLKERSADILDLGQRLLDRLKTDQATERSYPDNTILMGEEIGVSQLLDVPTEKLKGLVSVRGTGTSHVALLSRGLGVPAVFGVSNLPPGRLDGREVVVDGYTMRVCIQPSPALRQEYVKLITEEAKLSRDLQYLRDLSAETVDGHRLELHANSGLFADIAAARNSGVEGVGLYRSELHFFLRDRFPDEEEQTTIYTRVLGMMHPYPVVMRTLDVGGDKPLPYFPIVEQNPFLGWRGIRISLDQPDLFKSQLRAMLRAGTVYSNLSILFPMINSVGELRDALEVLHCAQAELREGGVAIKNPRVGIMVEVPSAVYQIDTLIQMVDFASVGSNDLTQYLLAVDRNNDRVAKLYDPLHPAVLAAIRHVVERGQAAGRPIGICGEMAGDPASALLLLAMGVNSLSMNLGSVLKIKWMIRSIGYDAARELVAEVMTFDNAAAIRKRANAFLDEHGLSGLLRVRK, via the coding sequence ATGCTGGATACCCTGCGGCGCATCGTTCAGGACATCAACGCCACCCGCGATCTGAGTGAAGCGCTCAATTTGACCGTCACCCAGGTCAAAGCCGCCATCCATACCGACGTGTGCTCGGTTTACATCAGCGATCACGCCCGCCGCGAGCATGTATTGATGGCCACCGACGGCCTGCGCCCCAGCGCGATCGGCAAGGTCCGCCTGAAATTCGAGCAGGGCCTCACTGGCTTGGCGGCCAGCCGAGCCGAACCTGTCAACATCGAAAACGCCCCGGCCCACCCCGCGTTTCGTTATATCGCCGCCACCGGCGAGGCGCCGTTTCACGGCTTTATCGGCGTGCCGATCATCCGCCGGCGCCGGGTGTTGGGGGTGTTGGTGGCGCAACAGCGCGAACAGCGCAAGTACACCTCCGACGAAGAATCGTTTCTGATGGCCTTGGCCGCGCAGTTGGCCGGATGCATCAACCAAGCGGAAATCCGCCAGGCGTTGGAGCGGTGCGACGGCGATGCTTTGTCGAGCACGCTGTTTTTGGAAGGAACGGCCAGCGCGCGCGGTTTGGCGCTCGGTGAGGCGGTGGTGGTGTTTCCGGCCACCGCGCTGGACCGGGTGCCCGATAAGGACATCGAGAATACCGAAGCCGAGGCGGCGAATTTCCGCCAAGCGGTGGCGGCGGAGCTGGCCGAATTGCAGCGGGTCAGCGAACGGATGCGGTTGTTGCTGTCGGCCGGCGACCGGGCGCTGTTCGACGCTTATGCCCTGCTGTTGAGCAGCGACAGCTTGGTCAACGGCACCCTGGATCGGATTCAAGCCGGCAATTGGGCGCCGGGTGCCTTGCGGGCCACCGTCTTTGAGTACGCCGACATCTTCGCGGAGATGGACGATCCCTATTTGAAAGAGCGCTCCGCCGATATTTTGGATCTCGGACAGCGGCTGCTGGATCGCTTGAAAACCGATCAAGCGACGGAGCGCAGCTATCCTGACAACACGATCTTGATGGGAGAGGAGATCGGCGTTTCCCAATTGCTGGACGTGCCGACCGAGAAATTGAAGGGCTTGGTCTCGGTGCGCGGCACCGGCACTTCGCATGTCGCCCTGCTGTCGCGCGGCCTGGGCGTGCCGGCGGTGTTCGGCGTCAGCAATCTGCCGCCCGGCCGCCTCGATGGACGCGAGGTCGTGGTGGACGGCTATACGATGCGGGTTTGCATCCAGCCCAGTCCGGCGCTGCGCCAGGAATACGTGAAGCTGATCACCGAGGAAGCCAAGCTTTCTCGGGATTTGCAATATTTGCGCGATCTGTCGGCGGAAACCGTGGACGGGCACCGGCTGGAGCTCCATGCCAATTCCGGGCTGTTCGCCGACATCGCCGCCGCGCGCAACAGCGGGGTGGAGGGCGTTGGCTTATACCGCTCGGAGCTGCACTTTTTCCTGCGCGACCGCTTTCCGGACGAGGAGGAGCAGACGACCATCTATACCCGGGTTTTGGGTATGATGCACCCGTACCCCGTGGTCATGCGCACCTTGGATGTGGGGGGTGACAAACCGCTACCGTATTTCCCCATCGTCGAACAAAACCCGTTTCTGGGTTGGCGAGGCATTCGCATCAGCTTGGATCAGCCCGATCTGTTCAAGTCGCAGCTGCGGGCGATGCTGCGGGCGGGGACGGTTTATTCCAATTTGTCGATCCTGTTTCCGATGATCAACAGCGTCGGCGAATTGCGCGACGCTCTGGAAGTGTTGCACTGCGCGCAGGCCGAGTTGCGCGAGGGAGGCGTGGCGATCAAAAATCCGCGCGTCGGGATCATGGTGGAGGTGCCATCGGCGGTTTACCAGATCGATACCTTGATCCAAATGGTGGATTTCGCCTCGGTCGGCAGCAACGATCTGACTCAGTATCTGTTGGCGGTGGATCGCAACAACGACCGGGTCGCCAAGCTGTACGACCCGTTGCACCCCGCCGTGCTGGCGGCGATCCGCCATGTCGTGGAGCGCGGGCAGGCCGCCGGCCGACCGATCGGTATTTGCGGCGAAATGGCGGGCGATCCGGCGTCGGCCTTGTTGCTGCTGGCGATGGGCGTCAACAGCTTGAGCATGAATCTGGGTAGCGTCCTCAAGATCAAGTGGATGATCCGCAGCATCGGCTACGACGCGGCCCGCGAGTTGGTGGCGGAAGTCATGACCTTCGACAACGCCGCCGCCATCCGCAAGCGCGCCAACGCTTTTCTTGACGAGCACGGTTTGAGCGGATTGCTGCGCGTGCGCAAGTAG